The Candidatus Liberibacter solanacearum CLso-ZC1 genomic interval ATCACAAAATAAATACAAACTATATATTACCCTACTATAAAGTAGGAAAAATATTATAAATATACAATTCTAAACCATCATTATACTAAATATTCAAACATAACCCTCAAACTATTGTCGCACGTGGACCAAAATCTTACGACAATTGTTAAAGACATTCCAGAAAATAATCTATAGCACATAAAATACATTCCAGAAAATAATCTATAGCACATAAAAGATATAAAGCTACACTAAAAAAATTTATTTTTTAGGGCACCAAACAATACCGGGGATGATGCTTTATACAACCGTCAGATTAAAACCAAATCCTCATTTTTTGCAATCAATCATTGATAGCATTACGATATCTTTTGAATCGGGAGCGACCTCACATGACTTAATGGCTACATATGGCTGGAAGAGTATAACACAGGCAGAGACATATACTAAAGGAGCAGACCGAATACAACTAGGTATCAAGACATCTAGGCGTATGGCGGATTCCCTTACTAATCCCAAACCTAATAAATTAGGTAAGGGGAAATAATATAATAGTACAGATAAATCATATGCTTACACGTAATTCGATATCTTTATAGAAAACTTTGCGGATCCATATCAAATTGCACACGCAACGAATTTGATTTTTTGGGAGTATTATCATACATATAAGCAAAAAATTTTTGCAAATTAGAATTACGCTTTCCATGGATTAAAAGGCGAAAACGATAAAATCCACGCACCATAAACAAAGGTGCTTCTGCTGGCCCAAAAACCACAATATCAGACGACATAGGAGCCTTTTCTTTTAAATTACATGCATATTTTTTAACTTCTTGACATTTTTTCCCTGAAACAATTACTGCGGCTAAACGCCCAAACGGAGGTAATCCAACTTCTTTTCTTGCACGAATTTCAGATTCGTAGAAAGAATCAGCGTCTCCTGAAATCAACGCTTGCATCACCGGATGAATTGGTTGATAAGCTTGAATCAAACCAATACTTTTGAGACCAAATCGTCCTGCGCGACCTGTTACTTGTGATAATAACTGAAAAGTTCTTTCGGAAGATCGTAAATCTGCATTAGCAAGACCGAGATCACCGTCAATAACCCCAACCAAAGACATACGAGGAAAATTGTGCCCTTTTGCAACTAATTGCGTACCAATAACAATATCAAATTCTCCCTTAGCAATCGCTTCTAATTGCAATCGCAACTTTTTAATACCCCCATCTAAATCCGAAGATAAAATAGAAATTCTCGCCAATGGAAAATAATCACGAACTTCCTCAGCAATACGCTCTACTCCAGGACCGCAAGCAATCATTTTCCCAGATGTGCCACACGCAGCACAAGATTGCGGATATGCTTCAACATAACCACATTGATGACAGTGTAATTTTTTTCTAAAACGATGCTCTACCAACCAGCAGGAACAATAAGGACATTTAATCCTATGACCACATACTTGGCATAAAGTCAATGGCGCATATCCTCTCCGATTCAAGAAAAGTAGCGCTTGCTCATCTCTTTCCAAAGTATTTCTTATACTATTAAGCATTTCTAATGAAAGAAATTTCCCACGCTCTACCGCTTGGTCCCTCATATCAATTACCCGTAAATGAGGCAAAGCACTGTTATGATATCTTGTAGATAAATGAAAAAAATGATACCGCCCTGATAACCCATTTACTCGACTCTCTATGGATGGAGTAGCCGAAACAAGAATCACAGGGAAAGATTCAATTTTCCCACGCACAATCGACATATCGCGAGCATTATATAAAATTCCATCTTCCTGCTTATACGAAATATCATGTTCTTCATCTATGACAATGATACCTAATTTTTTAAAAGGAAGGAATAGAGCAGATCTCACCCCAACAACTACAGATATAGTCCCCTGTGCTATCTGTCTCCAAATTTTTTCACGCATACCTGCAGAAAGAGAAGAATGCCATTCGGCAGGTTTTACGCCAAAACGCTTTTGAAAACGATCTAAAATAGCCGATGCCAAAGAAATCTCTGGCAACAAAATCAATACCTGTTTTCCCAAACGTAAAACAGAAGAAATAATCTCTAAATAAACCTCGGTTTTTCCAGAGCCCGTTACACCACTTATAAGA includes:
- a CDS encoding primosomal protein N', with product MVSSVTSSEAEVCSSVVVLLLQAVSSPYTYSVPSDMRVGLGSIVRVPLRSRTVLGVVWYDSVYTGDNLKLRPIEYVFDCPPLSQEMCEFIKWVANYTFSSMGLVARMVVSALSETEKMEEKIQFTGILPRINTAARLRVLNEIKDGKIWGKRNLMLASQVSSHVIDGLKEQGVVKKIFEVASPVVESPNPNFFLPTLDQNQKDVVEQIMPLCSTGFSVSLISGVTGSGKTEVYLEIISSVLRLGKQVLILLPEISLASAILDRFQKRFGVKPAEWHSSLSAGMREKIWRQIAQGTISVVVGVRSALFLPFKKLGIIVIDEEHDISYKQEDGILYNARDMSIVRGKIESFPVILVSATPSIESRVNGLSGRYHFFHLSTRYHNSALPHLRVIDMRDQAVERGKFLSLEMLNSIRNTLERDEQALLFLNRRGYAPLTLCQVCGHRIKCPYCSCWLVEHRFRKKLHCHQCGYVEAYPQSCAACGTSGKMIACGPGVERIAEEVRDYFPLARISILSSDLDGGIKKLRLQLEAIAKGEFDIVIGTQLVAKGHNFPRMSLVGVIDGDLGLANADLRSSERTFQLLSQVTGRAGRFGLKSIGLIQAYQPIHPVMQALISGDADSFYESEIRARKEVGLPPFGRLAAVIVSGKKCQEVKKYACNLKEKAPMSSDIVVFGPAEAPLFMVRGFYRFRLLIHGKRNSNLQKFFAYMYDNTPKKSNSLRVQFDMDPQSFL